The genomic stretch TATCCGAATGAATAGGTTTAAAACCCTCGCTCAATTTAAAATCCTGATGAGCAGTGATGACGAGATAAAATTCAGGATATTCAGATTTGACTTGCGGATTGGAAGTATTGAAAAATACAGTACGCACTGCAGTGGGGAATATTTTGGAATAAAACTTCGACGAGAAATCATAAGGTACATAAACAGAATCAACATTCAAGAATTCCGGGTTGAATTCCATACCCGATTGAATGGCGAAGAAATGACTTGAATCAGAATTCCTGAATCGGAGCACATATTTTTGGCCTTTTTTACAATCAATTTCTTTTGTATCCCAGTATTGAATTTCTCCGGGGAATTGCACGATGGGCTCTTGAGAAGGAATATTGGAAAATGGAATAGATCGATTAATATTTCCAATTTGATCCAGACTTACGGTATATTGAATGGAGGGGTTTGAATTGTAGGAAATGGAATCAGCAATGGGTTTTCCATCATTCTCTATAAAACTTGCTTTGTATTTGGGTTTGTAAATAGAATCTGCTGGGCTCCAATGCAGTATATGATCGTATTGTGCTTTTACATCCCGCATATCTATACTGCCATCTTCATTCATATCGCCATTTGTTTCGTTGATGTTGCCTTCAAAACTTTGAATTCCGGTGATATGTCTAATATTTAGGATCATATCATAAGTAGTTATTAATGACCTTTCCGGACTTTTATTCTCATTTATGTCAACGCGAAGTTGTGAAGGCTTTAAATAATCGTAAACAGGAATCGTAAACTGGGAACCCGTGTAGGTATCAAAGGTGTTCCAGAATACTTTTTGATCCTGGCCTTTAATCCCAAGTTTAAAATTCGTATACTCCTCACTCCAAAAATCACTGTATACATTTAAATCCATTTTGATAATTGAATAATAAGTTTCATCACTTATGCGGAAAAAAGAATAACAGCTTCCTACATTGCCGGATGTGTCACGTACATAAATTTGGATATTTTTACCAAGTCCAGAATTATCAAGTAAAAACCATAATTCTACTTCTCGAATTTGCCCATCATGGTCATAACTTACTGATTCGAGAGAACAATTATCATACACTTTGTGTAAAAAATTTTCAGGATAAATATACCCGTTGCCACATTGTCCAATTCGAAGAGTAAAGGTGTCCTTACAAATCAAAACAGGAGGAATGCTATCATTTAGACAATCTTGTGATTGTAAATTAGAGAGGGACATAAAACTTAAGTAAAAAACCAGTGAAAACTGCTGGGATAAAAGGGTATAATGTTTCATAGTAGGGCCTATTTGTATTCAAATCTACAAACCATCATTGGCAAATCCTAATTGTGCAAGGCCAAAGCCGAATATAACATATTGTAGTTATGTATAATGTTTAAATAATTAACAAATAATAAAATACACATAAATTATTAGTATAATATAAAATATTAAGAAATTATTAATCCATAATCATATGACACTTTCCTATTTTTGGCGTTCTAATGATTAAATAACATTGCAATGAGGCTTCCAGGCAAAATTTCCATAAAATTCTATATCGTACTTCCATTATGTTTATTTGTTTATACCCTTAGTGCTCAAAAGTACTTTTCAAAAAATGCGATCCTACGATTCAATTCACCATCTAAAATGGAAAAAATTGAAGGCGTAAATTCCACTGCAACTACCGTTTTGGATTTATCAACCGGACGAATCGAATTTGCGGCTTTGGTCAACGCTTTTGTCTTTGAGAAAGCTCTTATGCAGGAACACTTCAATGAAAATTACCTTGAGTCCACAAAATTCCCTAAAGCTACATTCAAAGGGAATTTGACGGATTATCAAAGTTTACAATTTTCTAAAAAGGGCAGCTACAAATCACAAGTAATTGGTGATCTCACCATGCATGGCGTTACCAAAAGCATTGCAGCTCCTGTGGAATTTGTTGTCGATGATAAAGGCATTCATGCGCTCTGCAATTTCGCAATCAAATGTAGCGATTTTCAAATTGAAATTCCTTCAGTGGTCAAAAATACAGTTTCCAATAACGTCGATATAAAAGTGAAGGTAGATTATAAGATGCTTTAGAATGGACTAATGGCTTATGGTAAAAGCTTACGGTGTTAAATTTTAATAAAATGGAAATTTAGTAATTGCTTTTAAGCTTTGACCTTTAGCCTTAAGCCTTTATTCAAACATACCTCCAAAACGCAAACATTTTCCTCTTCTCCAAATATCTAAGATTGGTTTCATTCGCATACGCTTCGCGTTCAAATGAGATCCGATAATAAGCTTGCTTTTTATTTTTGAGCCGGCACCAGTGAGCGACATATTCTATTCCATACCACAAATAAAAAAATACAATCAATAATTCAGCCTGTTGTTTCAAATGAATTTTTTCGTGATTTAAAAATACAGCATTTTCTTTCAATGCATGATTCCGCAAAATCACAAATGGCCATAAAGTTATACCCGCTGCAAACTTTCCGGTTAGGATTTTTAAAAGGGTTTGACTAACGATGATATATTTCACAGGGTTTAAAATAAGTTTATAGTTTGTAATTTATTTAGCCTGCAAGATAATAAAAATGAATAATTAATATTTCTTACACCAAAACTAACATTAGTTAGTATATAATGATTCATAAGAGTCAAAATCCAACAGACTAGCAGACTATCAGACTAACAGACTAAATGCCTACCAGCCTTACCCCCAAACCTCTAACTTACCATTGGTCTATCATCAATCTTCTTATCTTTGATTCCTTATTATGACAATATGAAATATTTAGCTTTTGGATTAGCCTTGCTGCTTACTTTTCGCATTTCAGCACAAGACAGTATACCTTCTTTTATTCGCGACAGTCTGGATCTCTATGTAGAAAGAGCACTTAAGGCCTGGCATTTGCCGGGTTGTGCGATTGCTATCATCAAAGATGGAAAAGTAATTTTAGCAAAGGGTTATGGGGTAAGGGACATCCGCAGCGGAAAACCGGTCGATCAACATACATCGTTTATGATTGCCAGCAATTCTAAAGCCGTGACTGGAATGACTTTGGCCAAACTCGATGCAGAAAAGAAATTATCACTCGATGATAAAGTTATCAAGTGGTTGCCTGATTTTAAACTGTACGATCCGGAAGTAACAAAACTTGTTACCATTAAAGATATCGTGACCCATCGAATCGGATTTGAAACTTTTCAAGGTGACTTTGCACATTGGTCTACAACGACCAGCCGTACTGAAGTGATCCAAAAAATGGCCAATATAAAACCCCATTATGCATTTCGCGACAAATATGGCTATTGCAACGCAGGTTATAATGTTGCAGGTGAGATCATAAAAATGGCCAGCGGATTGTCCTGGGAAGATTACCTCCAGAAAAATTACTTTGATCCTCTTGATTTAAAAGATACCAAACCTCTCACAAGAGACTTTAGTAAAAGCGGGAATTATTGCCAGCCTCACACCTGGTATAAAGGCCAATTGATTGCACTTAAAATTCCCAACATTGATAATATGGCTCCTGCCACCGGCATCATCAGTTCAATAGCAGATTGGAGCAAATGGATTCAAATGATTTTAAACAATGGAACCTTGAATGGAAAAGAAATTTTACCGGCAGCCGCTATCCAAAAGAGTATGGAAGCTGTTTCTATTGTTGGGCCATTTCGTCATCGCTTGAATAAGGGTAATTTTTCATTATACGGTTTAGGTTGGAATTTAAACGACTATGATGGCAATAAGATGGTGTCCCATACTGGTGGGGCAGATGGTTTTGTAACATCCGTTAGTTTGTTTCCTAAAGAACAATTAGGGGTGATAATTTTGACGAATTCTGACCATAATGGATTTTTCCAAGCCATGAAATGGGAAATTATAGATGCATTTTTGGGATTGCCGTACCGGAATTACAACGAATCCTACCTCCAAAGAAGTTTAAAAGCTCAGGATGAAGATGATAAATGGTTAAAACAGGTGATTGATTCCGTAAATCAAAAGCATCCCACAAGTCTACCCTTAAAAGCCTACACCGGGAAATACAAAAACGAGGTCTATGGTTCTATGGAAATCAAATTAGTAGAAAACCAGTTAAAAGCATATTTCGAACACCATCCGGATCAATTTGCATTAATGGAGCATATGGGCAATGAACGATTTTTATGTACTTATAGCAATCCGACCCTTGGCATCAAGGTAACTCCTTTTACACTGAAAGGAAAAAAAGTAAAGTCAGTTGACATTCGTTGTGCCGATTTTGTGGATTATGAAATTTATAAATTCACAAAGCGTTGAAAATCAGCATTTAAAATCTTAATAAATTTCCCATAAATTTTTTAGACCGTTCGGAATATTTTTCTTTAGATTTGTGTCACCCATTATCTGGGTATTCTTCCCGCCATTATTCATAAACTCAAGCTGTGAATTCTATTCGCTATATTTTGTCATGGATGTTCTTATGCCTGTTGGTAAGTAATCTTACCAGCCAGAGTTTTGCATCCGTGATAAGACCTGAGATCGTTGGCGATCATATAGATACCTTCAGATATTTCAATTCAGATAGTCACCGTGATGATTTCAGACTCATTAAAACAACGCTTTACAAAAGAGTTGAAAAAATGCCTGTTTTCATAGGCTGCGAAATTGATTCCGATCCGGAAGAGTGTTCCAAAAAAAGACTCATTGATCTATTGTTTAACCACATTAAATATCCGGCGGAAGCTAAAAAACAAAGACTTCAGGGAGTTGTATTTGCCAAATTCGTGGTACGAACAGATGGCACCATTAGTAATGCCAGAATCGAAAGAGGCATTGGCGGAGGTTGTGATGAAGAAGTGCTGAGATTTATTAGTTTGTTGCCAAAATATACCCCGGGATACCAAGATGGCAAAGCGGTGCCCGTTCAAGTGACCCTGCCTGTGAAGTTTAGATTGATGAAATAAGCCAAAATTGCTCCCCAAATCGCTTAAAATCAATATTTTGTATATGATCACCAAGGGAAGCAGTGGTGTTGAATCCGTTTTGATTCATTAAGCTTTTGTTAGGCAATTTTTTGAAAAGGCCCTTATATAATCTCCCATTCAGCGCTTACCTTTGCAGCGATTTTTTAAAGCTTGTTGCCGAAATGCCTATGAAGCAGATTATTGTTTGGTTTTTAATGCTGGTGATATGTTCCGGTAGAATTATTGGACAAGTTTCTGACAATGAGACCAATAATATTTCGGAGTTGATGGTCCAGCATGAGGGTCATAACCATTCACATGATGGTCACGATCACAACGCACCAGGACATACCCATCTTCCTGCCGGCACGGTTGACCCGGTTGCCCATTCCACAGTTGATCATAAAGCAGGGGAAAAGCACGACAGTCATGCTTTTGACCCTAAAAGCACTGCTTTTCATCATATTTCGGATTTGAATGTTTACAGCATTGGCCCTTGGAATCTTCCTTTACCATGTATCCTATACGCACCAGCCAAAGGTTGGTCGTTTTTCTCTTCGGGTAAATTTGAAATTGATAACGCCCACCATGGAGATGGAAAAAAAGTCATTGATGGATATGTATTGAATCATGGAAGAGTGAATAGGATTGCAGGAAATTTTCCGGCTGGTTCATTTGAGGTTCAAGGCATAGCTCCAAAAAAGGTGATGATTGATGGCAAGGAGAAAGAACAGGATTTCGTGATGATCGACCAAAAAGAATATCCTTTAGAAAAACCAAGCACGGCAGACGCAGGATTGTTTGGCGGTGGAATTACCTCCTTTTACGATTTCTCCATTACTAAAAATGTATTCAGCATGTTTTTAGTGGTCCTCCTTTTAAGTTGGGCCTTTATTAGCATGGCAAATCGATATCAAAAACAAGCTGGCCAAGCTCCATCAGGTGCACAGTTATTGTTTGAACCACTCATCCTTTTTATACAAGATGAAGTAGCTAAACCTTTTTTAGGCGCAAAATGGGAGAAATTTATTCCACTGTTATTGGCTATATTTTTCTTTGTATTAGGATTGAATCTCTTCGGACAAATTCCTTTTTTGGGAGGGTCCAATGTAACCGGAAATTTATCGGTAACTATGGTACTTGCTTTAATAGCATTTATTGTGGTCAACTTAAACGGTAATAAACATTATTGGCAACATATATTCTGGATGCCTGGAATTCCGGCATGGGTAAAAACTATTTTGACTCCTGTCGAAATCTTGGGTGTATTTATTAAACCTTTGACTTTGATGCTCCGTCTTTTTGCGAATATTACAGCGGGACACATGGCTATTCTGATCTTCATTAGTTTGATTTTCATATTTGGAAATTCTGGTGAAAGCACAGGCGCAGGTTTGGGGGCCTCCATAGGTTCCGGATTGCTTACTGTATTTATGATGTCGATAGAATTATTGGTGGCTTTGATTCAGGCTTTTGTATTTACACTGTTGACAGCATCTTATATAGGTGCAGCTACAGAAGAACATGCACACGCAGAACACCATCATCATTAATTTAATTTTGGAAACTATTTATTCATATATAAAACAATAATTATGGGAGGTTCAATTGCTGCTATTGGTATGGGTTTGGCTGCTATCGGCGCCGGAATTGGCGTGGGTAGCATTGGTGGTAAGGCTTTAGAGTCTATAGCTCGTCAACCTGAGGCATTGGGAGATATCCGTGCCAACATGATCCTTACGGCTGCCCTTGTTGAAGGTGCTGCTTTGATTGCGATCCTGTTTTCTTACCTCGTAGCGTAAAAATTTTTTCGAAGGTCACCTGGCGGTTGGCTAAGGAACCTTCGTTTTTTTTCATTATTTAATTGAGGAATACATGTTACCTGATTTTATAAACGTACTCATACTGGATTTTTCACCTTTGAAACCAGACTTCGGTTTGCTGTTCTGGTCGACTGTTTTCTTTTGTTTATTTTGGTTTCTGGTTGGAAAAATGGCGTTTAAGCCCATCGTCAAAGCACTCAAAGATCGCCAGGAAGACATTCGAATTGCTTTGGATTCTGCAAAGCAGGCAAGAATTGAAATGTCGAATCTTAAATCTGAAAACGAAAGAGTTTTGGCAGAAGCCCGCGAAGAAAAAATGCTCATCATAAAGATGCCAAAGAGTCTGCGACATTGCTGGTTGCGGAAGCTCGAGAAAAAGCAAAAGAAGAAGCCCAAAGAATCTTGCAACAGACAAAACAAGACATTGAGAACGCAAAAATGGCAGCAATGGTCGATGTAAAAAATGAAATTGGAGTCATGGCTTTACAAATAGCCGAAAAAGTAATTCGCAAACAATTGGCCGACCAACCTGCACAAATGGAGTATGTAAATAAACTCATGGATGAGGTCAAAATGAATTAAAAAGGATCCACAAGATTAATCATATGTCACAACTGCAAATATCACATCGTTACGCAAAATCACTGATCGACCTATCCAACGATCAAAAGGAATTGGAAAAGGTCTATGAAGATGTTTTGACGATCGCAGAGGTGTGTAAGAATGTTGAATTCACAGCTATGCTAAAAAGTCCTATCGTTCATACTGATAAGAAATTAGCCATCATGAAAAGCTTGTTTGAGGGAAAAGTACAAAAACTCAGCTTGCAATTTATTCAATTGTTGGTATCTAAAAGTAGAGAGGGCTTATTGGATTCCATCAGTAAAGCTTTTATTGAGCAATACAAAGAAATCAAAAAAATAAAATCGGCTACGCTCATTACGGCAAAAGAATTGAACGAGTCTGAGTTAAATACCATCAAAAGTAAATTTAGTTTTTGGCTCAAAGAGGGTGAAACAATGGAGTTGTCGCAAAAAGTAGACACGAAACTCATCGGTGGCTTTATATTAGAAATGGGCGATAAAAATTATGACACCAGCATCAAAAGACAATTGAACGAACTGAAAGAAAATTTGTACGATACGAGTTATATCAGTTTAGTCGAGAGACGATAGGATAATAGATTATAGATAAAAGAATATAGATTATGGATTATAGTGAATAGAGTAAAGATGAATTATGAAATTATCTAAAATTTACAACTTACAACCAGCATCTAACAACTAACAACCAACAACCAACAACCAGCATCTAACAACTAACAACTAAATTATGGTATCAATAAGACCCGAAGAAATTTCAGCGATTCTGAAACAACAAATTTCAGGAACCAACAGCGCAGCAAGTTTGGAAGAAGTAGGAACCGTGCTCCAGGTAGGAGATGGTATCGCCCGCGTATATGGTTTGACCAATGCACAGTCCGGAGAACTTGTTGAATTTGAAACAGGTGTACAGGCTATTGTCTTGAACCTTGAATTGGATAACGTCGGTGTAGTTTTGATGGGATCGTGGGACGGAATCAAAGAAGGTTCAAAAGTTAGACGCACCGGCAAAATTGCATCCATTGAAGTTGGTGAAGGTATGTTAGGACGCGTTGTAAATCCATTGGGTGTACCCATCGACGGAAAAGGTCCGATCGGTGGTGTTCGATATGAAATGCCTATCGAGCGCAAAGCTCCCGGGGTTATTTTCAGACAACCTGTAAACGAACCTCTTCAAACAGGTATCAAACCTATCGATTCGATGATTCCAATTGGTAGAGGCCAGCGTGAATTGATCATTGGCGACCGTCAGACAGGTAAAACGGCAATTGCTTTAGATACCATTATCAATCAAAAAGAATTTTACGATCGCGGTGAGCCCGTATATTGTATTTATGTAGCTTCCGGGCAAAAATCTTCAACGGTAGCAAAAGTGGCACGTACGCTTGAAGAATATGGGGCAATGCCTTATACGGTAATTGTTTCTGCTTCAGCTGCAGATCCGGCGCCATTGCAGTTTTATGCTCCTTTCGCGGGTGCAGCCATTGGCGAATTTTTCCGCGATACTGGACGCCCGGCATTGGTAATCTATGATGATCTTTCTAAGCAAGCCGTTGCCTATCGCGAAGTTTCATTGTTGTTGCGTAGACCTCCCGGACGTGAAGCTTATCCAGGGGATGTATTCTACCTTCACTCGCGTTTGCTGGAGCGCGCAGCCAAAATTTTGAACAACGACGAGATTGCAAGAAATATGAACGACTTACCGGAGTCTTTAAAAAAGGCTGGTATCGTTAAAGGTGGTGGATCATTAACCGCTTTGCCAATTATCGAAACACAAGCCGGTGACGTTTCTGCTTATATTCCAACAAACGTTATTTCAATTACAGACGGTCAGATCTTTTTGGAATCTGCTTTATTCAATGCAGGAATCCGTCCTGCGATTAACGTAGGTATTTCTGTATCGCGCGTAGGTGGAAATGCACAGATTAAATCAATGAAAAAAGTATCGGGTACTTTAAAACTCGATCAGGCAGTATACCGTGAATTGGAAGCATTTTCTAAATTCGGTTCTGATCTTGATGCAGCTACTAAAGCGGTGTTGGACAAAGGCAAACGCAACGTTGAAATTTTGAATCAGCCACAATACAGTCCGGTAGCAGTTGAAAAACAAGTGGCCATCATTTACTTGGGCACTTCCAATTTATTAAAAGATGTTCCTGTTGATAAAGTGAAGGATTTTGAAAATGTTTTTCTTACCACCTTGGAACAAAAACATCCAAACATTCTTGAGAATTTGAGAAAAGGTAATCTTTTAGATGAGGATTTAAAAACCATGCGGGAAGTATCAAACGACCTTTCTTCACAGTACAGAGTGAAAGCTTAATCTTTCGGATTTCATCAAATAATGAACAGGTATGGCAGCTAATTTAAAAGAAGTAAGAAACCGCATTAAATCGGTGATTTCAACGCAGCAAATCACAAAAGCCATGAAAATGGTATCTGCTGCTAAACTTCGCAAAGCACAGCAGGCCATTCAACAAATGCGTCCATATTCAAATAGGTTGAATATTACTTTGAGTCATATCATGTCAGGAGGAGATGCAGGACAGGGATTATCATTTGGTAAGGCTACCGAAATGAAAAAGCCCTTGGTTGTGGTTGTGACTTCAGATCGCGGATTGTGTGGT from Saprospiraceae bacterium encodes the following:
- a CDS encoding YceI family protein, producing MEKIEGVNSTATTVLDLSTGRIEFAALVNAFVFEKALMQEHFNENYLESTKFPKATFKGNLTDYQSLQFSKKGSYKSQVIGDLTMHGVTKSIAAPVEFVVDDKGIHALCNFAIKCSDFQIEIPSVVKNTVSNNVDIKVKVDYKML
- a CDS encoding serine hydrolase, translated to MKYLAFGLALLLTFRISAQDSIPSFIRDSLDLYVERALKAWHLPGCAIAIIKDGKVILAKGYGVRDIRSGKPVDQHTSFMIASNSKAVTGMTLAKLDAEKKLSLDDKVIKWLPDFKLYDPEVTKLVTIKDIVTHRIGFETFQGDFAHWSTTTSRTEVIQKMANIKPHYAFRDKYGYCNAGYNVAGEIIKMASGLSWEDYLQKNYFDPLDLKDTKPLTRDFSKSGNYCQPHTWYKGQLIALKIPNIDNMAPATGIISSIADWSKWIQMILNNGTLNGKEILPAAAIQKSMEAVSIVGPFRHRLNKGNFSLYGLGWNLNDYDGNKMVSHTGGADGFVTSVSLFPKEQLGVIILTNSDHNGFFQAMKWEIIDAFLGLPYRNYNESYLQRSLKAQDEDDKWLKQVIDSVNQKHPTSLPLKAYTGKYKNEVYGSMEIKLVENQLKAYFEHHPDQFALMEHMGNERFLCTYSNPTLGIKVTPFTLKGKKVKSVDIRCADFVDYEIYKFTKR
- a CDS encoding energy transducer TonB; this translates as MNSIRYILSWMFLCLLVSNLTSQSFASVIRPEIVGDHIDTFRYFNSDSHRDDFRLIKTTLYKRVEKMPVFIGCEIDSDPEECSKKRLIDLLFNHIKYPAEAKKQRLQGVVFAKFVVRTDGTISNARIERGIGGGCDEEVLRFISLLPKYTPGYQDGKAVPVQVTLPVKFRLMK
- the atpB gene encoding F0F1 ATP synthase subunit A yields the protein MVQHEGHNHSHDGHDHNAPGHTHLPAGTVDPVAHSTVDHKAGEKHDSHAFDPKSTAFHHISDLNVYSIGPWNLPLPCILYAPAKGWSFFSSGKFEIDNAHHGDGKKVIDGYVLNHGRVNRIAGNFPAGSFEVQGIAPKKVMIDGKEKEQDFVMIDQKEYPLEKPSTADAGLFGGGITSFYDFSITKNVFSMFLVVLLLSWAFISMANRYQKQAGQAPSGAQLLFEPLILFIQDEVAKPFLGAKWEKFIPLLLAIFFFVLGLNLFGQIPFLGGSNVTGNLSVTMVLALIAFIVVNLNGNKHYWQHIFWMPGIPAWVKTILTPVEILGVFIKPLTLMLRLFANITAGHMAILIFISLIFIFGNSGESTGAGLGASIGSGLLTVFMMSIELLVALIQAFVFTLLTASYIGAATEEHAHAEHHHH
- the atpE gene encoding ATP synthase F0 subunit C; the encoded protein is MGGSIAAIGMGLAAIGAGIGVGSIGGKALESIARQPEALGDIRANMILTAALVEGAALIAILFSYLVA
- the atpH gene encoding ATP synthase F1 subunit delta, producing the protein MSQLQISHRYAKSLIDLSNDQKELEKVYEDVLTIAEVCKNVEFTAMLKSPIVHTDKKLAIMKSLFEGKVQKLSLQFIQLLVSKSREGLLDSISKAFIEQYKEIKKIKSATLITAKELNESELNTIKSKFSFWLKEGETMELSQKVDTKLIGGFILEMGDKNYDTSIKRQLNELKENLYDTSYISLVERR
- a CDS encoding F0F1 ATP synthase subunit alpha, with product MVSIRPEEISAILKQQISGTNSAASLEEVGTVLQVGDGIARVYGLTNAQSGELVEFETGVQAIVLNLELDNVGVVLMGSWDGIKEGSKVRRTGKIASIEVGEGMLGRVVNPLGVPIDGKGPIGGVRYEMPIERKAPGVIFRQPVNEPLQTGIKPIDSMIPIGRGQRELIIGDRQTGKTAIALDTIINQKEFYDRGEPVYCIYVASGQKSSTVAKVARTLEEYGAMPYTVIVSASAADPAPLQFYAPFAGAAIGEFFRDTGRPALVIYDDLSKQAVAYREVSLLLRRPPGREAYPGDVFYLHSRLLERAAKILNNDEIARNMNDLPESLKKAGIVKGGGSLTALPIIETQAGDVSAYIPTNVISITDGQIFLESALFNAGIRPAINVGISVSRVGGNAQIKSMKKVSGTLKLDQAVYRELEAFSKFGSDLDAATKAVLDKGKRNVEILNQPQYSPVAVEKQVAIIYLGTSNLLKDVPVDKVKDFENVFLTTLEQKHPNILENLRKGNLLDEDLKTMREVSNDLSSQYRVKA